AGGCCGCCGGCATGCCGCTGTACCAACTGCTGGGCGGCGCGTCCCGCACCGGCGTCATGGCGTACGGCCACGCGTCCGGCCGGGACCTGCCGGAGCTGTTCGACTCGATCCGCCGGCACCTCGACCTCGGCTATCGGTCCATCCGCGTGCAGACCTCCGTGCCCGGGATCAACGCGGTGTACGGCGTCGCCGCCCAGCCCAGCGCCGACGGCCGGCGCTACGACTACGAGCCCGCCCAGCGCATCCCGTTGCCGGCCGAGGAGGACTGGGACACCCGCGCCTACCTGCGTCACCTGCCCGGGGTGTTCGAGGCCGTCCGCAACGAGTTCGGCCCGGAGCTGCCGCTGCTGCACGACGGGCACCACCGGATGACGCCGATCCAGGCCGCGCGCCTCGGCCGGGATCTGGAACCGTACGACCTGTTCTGGCTGGAGGACTGCACGCCCGCGGAGAACCAGGAGGCGCTGCGACTGGTGCGCCAGCACACCGTCACGCCGCTGGCCATCGGCGAGGTCTTCAACACGGTGTGGGACTACCAGACCCTCATCCGCGAGCAGCTCATCGACTACGTCCGGTCCGCCGTCACCCACACCGGCGGGATCACCGCGATGCGCAAGCTGCTCGACTTCGCCGCGCAGTACCAGATCAAGTCCGGCATCCACGGCCCGACCGACATCTCGCCGGTCGGCATGGCCGCCGCTCTCCACCTCGACCTGGCCATCCACAACTTCGGCATCCAGGAGTACATGCCGCACGGCGTGCTCACCGACGAGGTCTTCCGGCAGTCGTTCACCTTCACCGACGGCTACCTGCACCCCGGGGACCGGCCCGGCCTCGGCGTCGAACTCGACGAGGAGGCCGCTGCCCGCTTCCCGTACGTGCCGGCGTACCTGCCGTTCAACCGCCTCAAGGACGGCACCGTCCATGACTGGTGAGGGGCGCCCCGACGGGGTGGGCCGCACCCGGCACGTCGTGGTGATGGGGGTGTCCGGGGCCGGCAAGACCACGGTGGCGCGGGGCATCGGCGAGCTGACCGGGCTGCTGTTCGCCGAGGCAGACGAGTTCCACCCGGTCGAGAACGTGGCGCGGATGCGCGCCGGCGTACCCCTGGACGACGACGCCCGCTGGCCGTGGCTGCGCGACCTCGCCACCTGGATGGCCGCGCGCGGCCGGGAGGGCCGCTCGACGGTGCTGGCGTGCTCGGCCCTGCGGCGGTCGTACCGGGACGTGCTGCGCCAGGGAATGCCGGGGGTGGACTTCGTGCACCTCGACGGGTCGGTGGAGGTGATCCGGGACCGGCTCGCCCGTCGCGTCGGGCACTACATGCCGGCGAGCCTGCTCGAATCACAGCTGGCGACGCTGGAGCCGGGGGAGCCGGACGAGTCGGTGCTGGTGCTCGACGTCGCGTCGACGGCGGACGAGCTCGTCGCGGCCGCCGTCGCCGGTCTCGGCCTGCCGGCCGTCAGCCCGGTGGGGGAGCGCTAGCGCCGTCGACCGGGGATGCCGGTCGCTCCCCGTGTGGGTGGGCCCCGCGACGTGGATCAGGGTTGGTGGATCTTCGCCTTCTGTCGGGCGTAGTAGGCGCGGGCGCGGTTGCGGTCGCCGCAGTCCTTCGTGTCACACCAGCGGCGGTTCCGCCGCGGCGACGTGTCGAGATAGACCCACCCGCACCTGGCGTCCTCGCACTGATGGAGGCGGTCGAGGTCAGGGCGCTGGATGAGCGCCACGAGCCCGCGGACGATGCGGTCGCGGGGCAGGCGGAGGTCGGTTTCCCGGTCTCGCCAGTGCCAGCGGTCGCCCGTGTGGACCAGGTCGGCCGCCGCGATCGCCGAGCGGTACATGCCCGCGAGGGCGGCGGCGGCCTCGGGGTCGTCCTCGAACAGGGTCGCGTAGACCCTCTCGCGCGCCTCGACGACCCGGTGCCGCTCCCGTTCGGCCCGGGCGCCGTCCCGGCCGGCGAGGTCCCGCAGGAGCGCGGCCTCGTCCCCGCTGACCAGGTCGGACTCGACGCACCAGTCGACGACGTCGGCGAAGGACTTCAGGTTCTCCGTGCGTTCGTGGCCGCCGAGGCGCCAGTCGACCGTGTTGACCAGGTCGAGCATGCGGTCACCCGCGATGTGACCGAACCGCACCGCCGGCTCCTCTCATGGTTGAAAGCATCCTTGCACGTGAGGTGATCATTCTGGCATGCTCATGCCCAATCGGCCAATCGCCCATGAGGAAGCGTGAGGAGCCCGACCGTGCCTGCCGCCGCCCCACGCCGTTCGTTCACCGCACTGTGGGCGTCCCAGGCGTTCTCGAACCTGGCTGACGGGCTGCTGCAGGCCGCGGCTCCGCTGCTGGTCGCCACGCTGACCCGTGACCCACTCCTGGTGGCGGGCATGACGGTGGTGCAGTTCCTGCCCTGGCTGCTCGCCACCCTCCCCGCCGGCGCGTTGGCCGACCGGGTGGACCGGCGTCGGATCCTCACCGCCGGCAACTGGCTGCGCGCGGCCGGGTTCGCGCTGCTCGCCCTGGCTCTGACCGCCGGGTGGCGTCACGTCGCACTGCTCTACGCCGCGGTGTTCCTGGCCGGTTGTGCCGAGACGATGGTCGACAACGCCGCCCTGGCCATCCCACCCCGGCTCCTGCCCCGCGAGCGGCTCGAGCGCGCCAACGGTCGGTTGTTCGCGACCCAGTCCGTCATCAACACCTTCGTCGGCCCGCCCGCCGGGGCCGCGCTGTTCGCGTTGGCGGCGTCGGCGGCCTTCTACACGGGCGCGGCCGCGTTCGCCCTCGCCGGCCTGGCAGCCCTGCTGCTGCCCGCGCTGCGCCCCGCCGGCGAGGAGGCACAGCGCCGCCGCTCGACCCCGACCTCCTTCACCCAGGACATCCGCGTCGGGTGGGTCCACTTCTGGCGTCACCAGCTGCTGCGCCGAGTGGCGTTCATCTCGGCGGCCATCAACTTCTTCGGCTCGGTCACCGGCGGGGTGCTCGTCCTGCTGGCCACCGGTCCCTACCAGGTGCCCATGTCCCGCTACGGCCTGTTCGTCGCCGTACCCGCCGCCGGTGCGATCGTCGGCTCACTGCTCGCCGAACACGTCGTACCCCGCATCGGCGGCGGCCCGACCACCTGGCTCGCCGCCCTCGTCCCGGCCGCCAGCTACGCCATCCTCGGCCTGGGTCACCACACGCCCCTCGCCCTCGCCGGCATGTTCTGCGCCGCCGTCGCCAGTTCGCTGAACCAGATCGTGGTCAGCACGCTGCGTCAGGCGGCGGTACCCGACGAACTCCTCGGGCGTGTCACCGCCGCCTACCGCCTGGTCGTGCTGGGTGTCATCCCCCTCGGCGCCCTCGCGGGCGGGTTGCTCGGACGCGGCCTGGGAATCCGCGCCCCCTTCATCGCCGCGGCCGTCGGGCTCGTCCTCGTCACGCTCCCGCTGGCCGCTCGGGTCACCACCCAGGCCCTCCGGGACGCCGAGACGACCCATGGCGCCACGGCGAGGTCGAGCGCGCTCACCGCGCCGTGACCGACGGCGGGCGTACGTCCGCCGCCGGAGCGCCGGGGATGTCGGCCCCGCCCGGTACCGTCCGGGCATGGTGACCGTCGCCGACGTCCGCGCCCTGGCCCGCACGCTGCCCCGCAGCAGCGAGCACCTGATCCGCGACCGGGTGAAGTTCCGCGTCGGGGCGATCGTCTACGTGGCGTTCAGCCGCGACGAGACGACGATGGGCTTCGGCTACCCGAAGGAGGAGCGCGACGGACTGATCGCCGCCGAGCCGGACCTGTTCTTCCTGCCCCGCCCCTCCGACCTGCGCTTCCACTGGGTGTGCTGCCACACCGCACGGCTGGACCACGATCACATGGTCGAGTTGGTGACCGAGGCGTGGCGGATGGTCGTACCGAAGTTCCTCGCCCGGCAGCGGCTCGACGGCTGACCGCGCGCCCCCGCCGCCAAAACGTAGGGAAACCCCCGATTACCCGTCGGCGCTCGCGCCCTAGCGTCACCTCATGACCTGTGGTCGGTCCACCCGCCGGGGCGTGGCGGTCGACGTTCGCGACGTCCCGGTCGAGGAGCGCGAGCCGTGCCCGGGACCGGCCCGGCTGGTGACCAAGCGGACCTAACGAGGAGTCCCGGTGCGGAAGTGTCTGTCGATCGTCCTGATCGTGGCGATGCTGCTCGCCACGGCCGCCTGCCGGGGCGGGTCCCCCGCCGACCCGGGCGGTGAGGACCCGTACAGCGAGGCGGCGTTGCGGTACGGAATGGCCCCGGTGCCCCATCCGGACGTGACGTTCCAACCCGACGTGGTGCTGGTCGGCGGCGGCGGCCGCTCGATCCGCTCGGTCACCGCCGACGGGCTCACCTGGCGCCTCGACGGCAAGGCGAAGCACGCCGACGACCTGGCCGTCGGCAAGGTCATGTTCGTCACGGGCCGCGGCGTCGGCCGGGTGCTGCACCTCGACCGGGACGGCGGCGACCTGCTCGTCACGGTCGGGCCGGTCACGTTGACCGAGGTGATCCGCGACGGCACGTTCGAGAAGAAGGGGATCACGCTCGACAACCCGGTCGTCTATCAGGCTGGCGAACCTCTCTGGGCCGAAACCGAGGAGGCCGAGGCCGCCACGCCGTCGCCGACGGGCCGGTTCGGCAAGAGTGCGCCCGTCCGCCTGGCGCCGGCCGCGCCCCCCGTCCGCCCGGTGCAGCCGCCGCCGACGCGGGCGCAGGAGGTCCAGACGGTCGCCGCGAGCTTCTCCACCGGGGTCAGCTTCAGCGACGGCGCCGAGGTCAGCTACCACTACGACCGCGACGGCACCCGGCTGATCGGGCGGGTGGCGCTCACCTTCAAGAGCCCGAGCGCGGACTTCCACCTCGACATCCGCGGCGGCACGCTGCGGCGGGCCGAGTTGGAGATCACCGGCGGCTTCGGCATCCGGATGTCGTTCGATACCGCGATCAAGAACGGGCAGAACATCCGGGCTGTCCTGCCGATCCCGGTCGAGGCGGCCTTCCCGATCGGCACGGTGCTCGGCGTGCCGCTCACCCTCACCATCGGCCAGACGCTGAAGGTGACGACCGCGTTCGGCGCGAAGCTCGGGTCCATGAAGGGTTCCGGCGAGTTCTCCCTCGCCGGGAAGCTCGGCTACGGCTACCGCAACAACGTGTGGGGCCCCACGATGGTCACGGACGTGAAGCGCAAGTCGAGCATCACCGAGTCCCTGCACGGCGTGCCGGTCGGCGTGATGGGTCTGCTCGTGGAGCACCGTGTCAAGTTCGACGTCGGGTTCAACGCCTTCGTGTTCAAGGCCGGCGTCTATTTCGAGGTGTCGACCGCGTACGGCACCACCATGGGTTCCGCCCTGGGCGCGGTCGGCACACTGGGGTCGCACTTCGTGGAGTGCCGGGGTGTCGGGCTCGGCGTGTGGGCGCGCTACGGGCTGGGCTACAGCATCCTCCAGCCGGTGGTCGACGTGATCAACAAGTTCCTGAGCCTGATCAAGGTGAAGCCCATCAACGCCGAGAACCGCCTCGGACCACCGCCGTACAAGATCTGGAACAAGGAGGAGATCGATCCTCCCGGCACCAAGCTCTGCGGCACCCCACAGGGCTCCGGCGACTGAAGGACGTGCCGGGCCGTGCTACCCGGCCGTGGCCGGGCGCCAGCCGAGCGCCGGGCCGAGCCGCTCGGCCATGTCGGTGAGGATCTGCAGGTAGTCCTCGTGCGCGAAGGTGAAGGGCAGCGCGAAGGCCACCTCGTCGACCTCGCGGAACGCGGCGTGGGCCCGCAGCCGCTCGGCGATCTCCTCGGACGTCCCCACCAGGTCGGCTGCGAACATCATCCGCCCGGGGCCTTGCGGCGCGAGCGTACGTGGGGTGCGGGCGCGGGCGTACGCCTCGTACCGCTCGCGCTGGGCGGCCGACGCGCTGTCGGTCGGGATGACCACCAGGCCCTGCGACACCCGGGCCCGCTCGCCGTCCGGGTGGTGGGCGCGGAAGGCCCGGATGTGGGAGAGCTGGATCTCCGCGAAGTCCTCGGACTCCTCGGCCTTGACCACGCTGCTGGTCAGGAAGTTCATGCCGTTCGCGCCAGCCCAGGTCGCCGAGCGCAGGCTGGCGCCGCCGTACCACAGGCGGCTGCCGAGGCCGGCGGAGTGCGGCTGGACGCGGTCGGAGAACTCTTCGAAGCCCTCCGTGCCCCGGAAACTCGACGCGGGGTTCCCGCGAACCAGGTCGAGCAGTCGGCGGACCCGCTCGTAGCTGAAGTCCTCGACGTCGGCGGTGTCCGGGTAGAGCGTCTGCCGCACCCGGTCGAAGTGCAGGGGCGGGCCGACGCTGACCCCCGGATTGAGGCGGCCGCCGGAGAGGACGTCGACCGTGGCGAGATCCTCGGCGAGCCGGAGGGGATTCTCCCAACCGAGGGGGATCACCGCCGTGCCGAGTTCGATGCGGCGGGTGCGCTGCGAGGCGGCCGCCAGGACCGCCACCGGTGAGGAGATGCCGTGCTGGAGGTGCCGGTTTCGGACCCACGCGCTGTCGAAGCCGAGCTGCTCGCCCCGCTCGATGATCTCCAGCGTCGACTCGTGGCCCCGTGCCGGGTCGTCCGGGTCGAAGAGTCCGATGGTGAGGAATCCGAGCTTTCGCAACGGTCGCGGCGACGACAAGCTGTCCTCCGGGCGGGGTCGGGCCGGCGCCCACCTGACCCCGGACGCCGCTCGATGCCACGCTACGCGGCACGGCGCGAGAAACCCTCCTTCCAGACCGGAGAAGTGTGTGGTGCGGGACACGGACAGGGCGGTGCCCGGCGTGCCCCGTCCACGGAGGACGGGCGCCAAACGGGCACGGTGGTCGCCCAAACGGTCAGGCCGTATGTCCGCTTGCTGCGGGTTCGGTGGGATGCGTGCTGCGGGCGGCCTGCGCGAGGCGGGCAGGAACCCTCCCGGATCGACGAGATGTGCTGCTCGTCACACCCTCATAACGGTGTTAAAACAATAGACACCGATGAGCGGGAGGTGAGCGATGAACGCCGCGGAACGTCGACAGCGCATCCTCACCCTCGCTCGTGACCACGGCTCGGTCGACGTGCAGAAACTCTCCGTCGAGCTGGCCGTGGCGCCGGAGACTGTCCGACGCGACCTGCACCGGCTCGAGCAGCAGGGGCTGGTGCGCCGCACCCACGGCGGCGCCTACCCGGTGGAGACCGCGCGGTTCGAGACGACCCTCGATACGCGCACCACCCGCCTGGTCACCGAGAAGCGCAGGATCGCCGCCGCCGCGGCACAACTGCTGGGTGACGCCGAGTCGGTCTTCATCGACGAGGGCTACACCCCCCAGCTGATCGCGGAGGCGCTGCCCGCCGAGCGGGCGTTGACCGTCGTCACCGCGTCGCTGGACACCGCGGCGATGCTCGCCGGCTCGTCCGCCACCACCGTCCTCCTGCTGGGTGGCCGCGTACGCGGTCGGACCCGGGCCACGGTCGACCACTGGGCCATCGAGATGCTCGCCGGCTTCGTCATCGACCTGGCGTTCGTCGGCGCGAACGGCATCTCCCGCGAACACGGACTGACCACACCCGACCCGGCCGTCGCCGCCGTCAAGGCCCAGGTGGTGGCGGTGTC
This genomic stretch from Micromonospora krabiensis harbors:
- a CDS encoding gluconokinase, whose protein sequence is MTGEGRPDGVGRTRHVVVMGVSGAGKTTVARGIGELTGLLFAEADEFHPVENVARMRAGVPLDDDARWPWLRDLATWMAARGREGRSTVLACSALRRSYRDVLRQGMPGVDFVHLDGSVEVIRDRLARRVGHYMPASLLESQLATLEPGEPDESVLVLDVASTADELVAAAVAGLGLPAVSPVGER
- a CDS encoding LLM class flavin-dependent oxidoreductase — protein: MRKLGFLTIGLFDPDDPARGHESTLEIIERGEQLGFDSAWVRNRHLQHGISSPVAVLAAASQRTRRIELGTAVIPLGWENPLRLAEDLATVDVLSGGRLNPGVSVGPPLHFDRVRQTLYPDTADVEDFSYERVRRLLDLVRGNPASSFRGTEGFEEFSDRVQPHSAGLGSRLWYGGASLRSATWAGANGMNFLTSSVVKAEESEDFAEIQLSHIRAFRAHHPDGERARVSQGLVVIPTDSASAAQRERYEAYARARTPRTLAPQGPGRMMFAADLVGTSEEIAERLRAHAAFREVDEVAFALPFTFAHEDYLQILTDMAERLGPALGWRPATAG
- a CDS encoding MFS transporter, whose protein sequence is MPAAAPRRSFTALWASQAFSNLADGLLQAAAPLLVATLTRDPLLVAGMTVVQFLPWLLATLPAGALADRVDRRRILTAGNWLRAAGFALLALALTAGWRHVALLYAAVFLAGCAETMVDNAALAIPPRLLPRERLERANGRLFATQSVINTFVGPPAGAALFALAASAAFYTGAAAFALAGLAALLLPALRPAGEEAQRRRSTPTSFTQDIRVGWVHFWRHQLLRRVAFISAAINFFGSVTGGVLVLLATGPYQVPMSRYGLFVAVPAAGAIVGSLLAEHVVPRIGGGPTTWLAALVPAASYAILGLGHHTPLALAGMFCAAVASSLNQIVVSTLRQAAVPDELLGRVTAAYRLVVLGVIPLGALAGGLLGRGLGIRAPFIAAAVGLVLVTLPLAARVTTQALRDAETTHGATARSSALTAP
- a CDS encoding LPS-assembly lipoprotein LptE, translating into MRKCLSIVLIVAMLLATAACRGGSPADPGGEDPYSEAALRYGMAPVPHPDVTFQPDVVLVGGGGRSIRSVTADGLTWRLDGKAKHADDLAVGKVMFVTGRGVGRVLHLDRDGGDLLVTVGPVTLTEVIRDGTFEKKGITLDNPVVYQAGEPLWAETEEAEAATPSPTGRFGKSAPVRLAPAAPPVRPVQPPPTRAQEVQTVAASFSTGVSFSDGAEVSYHYDRDGTRLIGRVALTFKSPSADFHLDIRGGTLRRAELEITGGFGIRMSFDTAIKNGQNIRAVLPIPVEAAFPIGTVLGVPLTLTIGQTLKVTTAFGAKLGSMKGSGEFSLAGKLGYGYRNNVWGPTMVTDVKRKSSITESLHGVPVGVMGLLVEHRVKFDVGFNAFVFKAGVYFEVSTAYGTTMGSALGAVGTLGSHFVECRGVGLGVWARYGLGYSILQPVVDVINKFLSLIKVKPINAENRLGPPPYKIWNKEEIDPPGTKLCGTPQGSGD
- a CDS encoding CGNR zinc finger domain-containing protein translates to MRFGHIAGDRMLDLVNTVDWRLGGHERTENLKSFADVVDWCVESDLVSGDEAALLRDLAGRDGARAERERHRVVEARERVYATLFEDDPEAAAALAGMYRSAIAAADLVHTGDRWHWRDRETDLRLPRDRIVRGLVALIQRPDLDRLHQCEDARCGWVYLDTSPRRNRRWCDTKDCGDRNRARAYYARQKAKIHQP
- a CDS encoding MmcQ/YjbR family DNA-binding protein, which translates into the protein MVTVADVRALARTLPRSSEHLIRDRVKFRVGAIVYVAFSRDETTMGFGYPKEERDGLIAAEPDLFFLPRPSDLRFHWVCCHTARLDHDHMVELVTEAWRMVVPKFLARQRLDG
- a CDS encoding DeoR/GlpR family DNA-binding transcription regulator, translated to MNAAERRQRILTLARDHGSVDVQKLSVELAVAPETVRRDLHRLEQQGLVRRTHGGAYPVETARFETTLDTRTTRLVTEKRRIAAAAAQLLGDAESVFIDEGYTPQLIAEALPAERALTVVTASLDTAAMLAGSSATTVLLLGGRVRGRTRATVDHWAIEMLAGFVIDLAFVGANGISREHGLTTPDPAVAAVKAQVVAVSRRIVFAGVHTKFGASSFCRFAHVTDVDSIVTDAALPASEAHRYSLLGPVVQRV
- the manD gene encoding D-mannonate dehydratase ManD, which encodes MKIVAADVVVTSPDRNFVTLRITTDEGLTGLGDGTLNGRELSVASYLRDHVAPLLVGRDPHRIEDTWQFLYRSAYWRRGPVTMAAIAAVDVALWDIKAKAAGMPLYQLLGGASRTGVMAYGHASGRDLPELFDSIRRHLDLGYRSIRVQTSVPGINAVYGVAAQPSADGRRYDYEPAQRIPLPAEEDWDTRAYLRHLPGVFEAVRNEFGPELPLLHDGHHRMTPIQAARLGRDLEPYDLFWLEDCTPAENQEALRLVRQHTVTPLAIGEVFNTVWDYQTLIREQLIDYVRSAVTHTGGITAMRKLLDFAAQYQIKSGIHGPTDISPVGMAAALHLDLAIHNFGIQEYMPHGVLTDEVFRQSFTFTDGYLHPGDRPGLGVELDEEAAARFPYVPAYLPFNRLKDGTVHDW